In one Silene latifolia isolate original U9 population chromosome 10, ASM4854445v1, whole genome shotgun sequence genomic region, the following are encoded:
- the LOC141606925 gene encoding putative LRR receptor-like serine/threonine-protein kinase At3g47570 has product MGTVTMKVSYDMLLKATAGFSLENLLGTGSFGSVFKGILDGNLVAVKVLNLEHRSASKSFMAECNMFRNVRHRNLVGVITACSSIDFQRNDFKALVYEFMPNGSLDSWLHGVHENTSLAQRVDVAIDVAHAVCYLHHGCETPIVHCDLKPSNILLDNDMVAHVGDFGLARFLTQPLHPNQSSTIGIKGTIGYAAPGNNSK; this is encoded by the coding sequence ATGGGGACTGTAACCATGAAAGTGTCTTATGACATGCTACTCAAAGCAACGGCTGGTTTTTCTTTAGAGAATCTACTTGGGACGGGTTCCTTTGGATCCGTGTTTAAGGGGATTTTAGATGGAAATTTGGTTGCAGTTAAAGTTCTCAACTTGGAACACCGCAGTGCATCTAAGAGCTTCATGGCAGAGTGCAACATGTTCAGGAATGTCCGTCATCGGAATCTAGTAGGCGTTATAACAGCTTGTTCAAGCATTGACTTTCAGAGAAATGATTTTAAAGCACTAGTATATGAGTTCATGCCCAACGGAAGTCTAGACAGCTGGTTACATGGAGTGCATGAAAACACGAGCCTTGCTCAAAGGGTGGATGTAGCGATTGATGTGGCCCACGCAGTCTGTTATCTCCACCACGGGTGTGAAACTCCAATAGTGCATTGCGACTTGAAACCAAGCAACATATTGCTCGATAATGACATGGTCGCTCATGTTGGGGATTTTGGATTAGCAAGGTTTCTTACTCAACCTCTACATCCGAATCAAAGTAGTACAATTGGAATCAAGGGTACAATCGGCTATGCTGCTCCAGGTAATAATAGTAAATGA